The proteins below are encoded in one region of Streptomyces sp. NBC_00490:
- a CDS encoding cation-translocating P-type ATPase, whose amino-acid sequence MDVTAPPGAPAGAPDAYCLTSTEVAARLGVDPEIGLSERVAAERVAAHGPNRLAEPARRPEWLKFLDQFRNWLIGILLIAAVVAGAIGDIKDAVVITVVLQINAVLGYLQERRAERSLEALRRMLVPTTRVRRDGAERVVEAHTLVPGDVVLLEAGDRVPADGRLVVAESVEVAEAALTGESQPVAKTTAAPAGTASLPLAERTGMLFMNTAVTRGRAEIIVTATGMRTELGAIAEELRTGTDPPSPLQVQLDSLGRRLALLSGVAVVAYALVALVRGEALADIALRAVALAVAAIPEGLPAVLALTLALGVHRMARHGAIVKRLASVESLGSATVVCSDKTGTLTLNEMTVRALWTGGRLYDVTGQGYDTKGVVRGAEGHPDRLLDAVMPFAVCNDAHVTDDGFVGDPMEAALVVLAAKSGMDADGLRAELPRTGELPFDAATKYMATFHTEPGGRTRVHVKGAVDVLLGLCTEVVTEDGVRDLDDRHRKEILDVTSSLGGSGLRVLGAATALVDGPPEPTALPGLTLVSVAGIADPPRPQARDAMALCRSAGVAVKMITGDHAATAAAIARELDITGEVVTGAELDRMSQAELAERIDGIGVFARVAPEHKVTIVRALSDRGHIVAMTGDGVNDAPALRAAHIGVAMGRTGTDVAKEAADLVLTDDDFSTIVRAVREGRAIYDNIVKFVRFQLATNVGAILTLLGASLAGLPAPLTAAQLLWINIIMDGPPAMALAVDPARDDVMRHPPRDPGERILDARRLLAIGRAGAVMAVGTVVLLQLARPRFGADTAATMAFTTFVLFQLFNSLNARAEDAPLLGRYQLRNRTLWLCLAGVLAIQVIAIHLPWARTVFGTEPLDAAQWTLCLGTASTVLLVELLVRAARGHTARRAA is encoded by the coding sequence ATGGACGTGACTGCCCCGCCGGGTGCTCCGGCCGGAGCACCCGACGCATACTGTCTGACCTCCACCGAGGTGGCGGCCCGCCTCGGCGTGGATCCGGAGATCGGCCTGAGCGAACGGGTGGCGGCCGAGCGGGTGGCGGCCCACGGACCCAACCGGCTGGCCGAACCCGCCCGGCGGCCGGAGTGGCTGAAGTTCCTGGACCAGTTCCGCAACTGGCTGATCGGGATTCTGCTGATCGCGGCCGTCGTCGCCGGAGCCATCGGCGACATCAAGGACGCCGTGGTGATCACCGTCGTCCTGCAGATCAACGCCGTCCTCGGCTATCTCCAGGAGCGACGCGCCGAACGCAGCCTCGAAGCGCTGCGCCGGATGCTGGTGCCCACCACCCGGGTCCGCCGCGACGGTGCGGAACGGGTGGTGGAGGCCCACACGCTCGTCCCCGGAGACGTGGTCCTGCTGGAAGCCGGTGACCGGGTACCGGCCGACGGACGGCTGGTCGTCGCGGAGTCGGTGGAGGTCGCCGAAGCGGCCCTGACCGGCGAGTCACAGCCTGTCGCCAAAACCACCGCGGCGCCGGCCGGTACGGCGTCCCTGCCGCTCGCCGAGCGCACCGGCATGCTGTTCATGAACACCGCCGTGACCCGGGGCCGCGCCGAGATCATCGTCACGGCCACCGGCATGCGGACCGAACTGGGCGCGATCGCCGAGGAACTGCGCACCGGCACCGACCCGCCCAGCCCCCTCCAGGTGCAGTTGGACAGCCTCGGCCGCAGGCTCGCCCTGCTGAGCGGTGTCGCGGTCGTCGCGTACGCGCTCGTCGCCCTCGTACGCGGCGAGGCCCTCGCGGACATCGCCCTGCGAGCGGTGGCGCTCGCCGTCGCGGCGATCCCCGAAGGACTGCCCGCTGTCCTGGCGCTGACCCTCGCGCTCGGCGTGCACCGGATGGCCCGCCACGGTGCGATCGTCAAGCGCCTGGCCTCCGTGGAGTCACTCGGCTCCGCCACCGTCGTGTGCAGCGACAAGACCGGCACCCTGACCCTCAACGAGATGACCGTCCGGGCTCTGTGGACCGGCGGCAGGCTCTACGACGTCACAGGTCAGGGCTACGACACGAAGGGCGTCGTACGCGGCGCCGAGGGACACCCCGATCGTCTCCTCGACGCGGTGATGCCGTTCGCCGTGTGCAACGACGCGCATGTGACCGACGACGGCTTCGTGGGCGATCCGATGGAGGCCGCACTGGTCGTGCTCGCCGCGAAGTCCGGCATGGACGCCGACGGACTGCGCGCGGAACTGCCGCGCACCGGCGAACTGCCCTTCGACGCCGCCACCAAGTACATGGCCACCTTCCACACCGAACCCGGCGGCCGCACCCGCGTCCACGTCAAGGGCGCGGTGGACGTGCTGCTGGGCCTGTGCACCGAAGTGGTGACCGAGGACGGCGTGCGCGACCTCGACGACCGGCACCGCAAAGAGATCCTCGACGTCACCTCGAGCCTCGGCGGCTCGGGGCTCCGGGTCCTGGGCGCGGCCACCGCCCTGGTGGACGGCCCGCCCGAGCCGACCGCACTCCCCGGACTGACCCTCGTATCCGTCGCCGGGATAGCCGACCCGCCGCGCCCGCAGGCCCGCGACGCGATGGCGCTGTGCCGCTCCGCCGGGGTCGCCGTCAAGATGATCACCGGAGACCACGCCGCCACCGCGGCCGCCATCGCCCGGGAACTGGACATCACCGGCGAGGTGGTCACCGGCGCCGAACTGGACCGGATGTCCCAGGCAGAGCTCGCCGAACGCATCGACGGCATCGGGGTGTTCGCCCGGGTCGCCCCCGAACACAAGGTCACGATCGTGCGGGCGCTGTCCGACAGGGGCCACATCGTCGCCATGACCGGCGACGGGGTCAACGACGCGCCGGCGCTGCGGGCCGCGCACATCGGGGTGGCGATGGGCCGCACGGGCACGGACGTCGCCAAGGAGGCCGCCGACCTGGTCCTCACCGACGACGACTTCTCGACGATCGTTCGGGCCGTGCGCGAAGGCCGGGCGATCTATGACAACATCGTCAAGTTCGTCCGTTTCCAGCTGGCCACCAACGTCGGCGCGATCCTCACCCTGCTGGGTGCCTCCCTGGCCGGCCTGCCGGCCCCGCTGACGGCGGCCCAACTCCTGTGGATCAACATCATCATGGACGGCCCGCCCGCCATGGCCCTGGCCGTCGACCCCGCCCGCGACGACGTGATGCGACACCCACCACGTGACCCGGGAGAGCGCATCCTGGACGCCCGCCGCCTGCTGGCCATCGGCCGGGCCGGAGCGGTCATGGCCGTCGGCACCGTGGTCCTGCTGCAGCTGGCCCGCCCGCGCTTCGGCGCCGACACCGCCGCGACCATGGCATTCACCACGTTCGTGCTGTTCCAGCTGTTCAACTCGCTCAACGCCCGTGCCGAGGACGCCCCGTTGCTGGGCCGCTACCAGCTCCGCAACCGCACCCTGTGGCTGTGCCTGGCCGGAGTCCTCGCGATCCAGGTCATCGCGATCCATCTGCCCTGGGCTCGCACGGTCTTCGGCACGGAACCCCTCGACGCCGCCCAGTGGACGCTGTGCCTGGGTACGGCATCCACCGTGCTGCTCGTCGAACTGCTGGTGCGTGCCGCGCGAGGACACACCGCTCGACGAGCAGCGTGA
- a CDS encoding ABC transporter permease, whose amino-acid sequence MTSSNELTGTAVLTRLILRRERLRILIWTIAVPLLVLLTATSVKGLYPTQHDLDVAAEASEDNAAAIAFNGPAQGLDTLGGEVAFQVGTLGLVMVALMSTFMTGRQTRAEEEAGRGELIRSLPVGRHANATATLLVVAGMNAVVGALVTLGLIGLDLPVTGSVVFGLSFCALGLVFAAITSLIAQVSENTRVVHGSAGAVLGAAFVLRAVGDIGDGTVSWFSPIGWVQKTRPFAGERLWPLLLVVAGTVAAVAATHALSDRRDLGAGLVPPRPGRPRAAPALGRPLGLALRLQRGSLIAWSCGVFLAGVAYGWVAVDVEDFVADNEAMEDLITGYGGADLTEAYLSQSLLVVALLGAGYAVQSALRLHGEESGLRAEPVLATPVSRDRWVASHLTVALAGSVVVLTAAGLGTGLAYGLTSGELDQVPRLLGAALAYTPALWLLAGLVIALFGLAPRAITAAWAALAACFVIGLLAQALDLPCWVRDVSPFEHVPHLPAADPALTAPVLLLAITAVLITAGLVGFRQRDVR is encoded by the coding sequence ATGACCTCGTCGAACGAGCTCACCGGCACCGCCGTCCTCACCCGGCTTATCCTGCGCCGCGAACGCCTCCGCATCCTGATCTGGACCATCGCCGTGCCCCTGCTGGTGCTGCTGACGGCGACCAGCGTCAAAGGCCTCTACCCCACCCAGCACGACTTGGACGTGGCGGCCGAAGCAAGTGAGGACAATGCCGCGGCCATCGCCTTCAACGGACCCGCCCAGGGTCTCGACACGCTGGGCGGCGAAGTGGCCTTCCAGGTGGGCACTCTCGGACTGGTCATGGTCGCTCTGATGAGCACGTTCATGACGGGACGGCAGACCCGTGCCGAGGAGGAAGCAGGCCGCGGGGAACTGATCCGCTCCCTGCCCGTCGGCCGGCACGCGAACGCCACCGCCACCCTGCTGGTCGTGGCCGGCATGAACGCGGTGGTCGGGGCCCTGGTGACACTCGGCCTCATCGGCCTGGACCTGCCCGTCACGGGGTCTGTCGTCTTCGGCCTGTCCTTCTGTGCGCTCGGCCTCGTCTTCGCCGCGATCACCAGCCTGATCGCCCAGGTCTCGGAGAACACCCGGGTCGTGCACGGCAGCGCCGGCGCCGTCCTGGGAGCGGCCTTCGTGCTGCGAGCGGTCGGGGACATCGGTGACGGCACCGTGTCGTGGTTCTCCCCCATCGGCTGGGTCCAGAAGACCCGCCCCTTCGCGGGCGAACGCCTCTGGCCCCTCCTCCTCGTCGTCGCGGGTACCGTCGCGGCCGTCGCCGCGACCCACGCCCTGTCCGACCGGCGCGACCTCGGCGCGGGCCTAGTACCGCCCCGGCCCGGCCGACCGCGGGCGGCACCCGCGCTCGGCCGGCCGCTGGGCCTGGCGCTGCGGCTGCAGCGTGGCAGCCTCATCGCCTGGAGCTGCGGTGTGTTTCTCGCGGGCGTCGCCTATGGCTGGGTCGCCGTCGACGTGGAGGACTTCGTCGCCGACAACGAGGCCATGGAGGACCTGATCACCGGCTACGGCGGGGCCGACCTCACCGAGGCCTATCTGTCCCAGTCGCTGCTCGTCGTCGCACTGCTCGGCGCCGGGTACGCCGTCCAGTCGGCCCTCCGGCTGCACGGCGAGGAGAGCGGGCTGCGGGCCGAGCCGGTGCTCGCCACCCCCGTCTCCCGCGACCGCTGGGTGGCCAGTCACCTGACGGTGGCACTGGCCGGCAGCGTCGTCGTCCTCACGGCCGCGGGCCTGGGCACGGGACTCGCCTACGGCCTCACCAGCGGCGAGCTGGACCAGGTGCCCCGCCTGCTGGGCGCCGCACTCGCCTACACGCCCGCGCTCTGGCTGCTCGCGGGACTGGTCATCGCCCTGTTCGGCCTCGCACCGCGCGCCATCACGGCTGCCTGGGCCGCCCTCGCGGCCTGCTTCGTCATCGGCCTGTTGGCCCAGGCTCTCGACCTGCCCTGCTGGGTCAGGGACGTCTCCCCCTTCGAGCACGTCCCGCACCTGCCCGCGGCCGACCCGGCCCTCACCGCGCCGGTCCTCCTCCTGGCCATCACCGCCGTCCTCATCACGGCCGGTCTGGTGGGTTTCCGCCAACGGGACGTGCGATAG
- a CDS encoding CoA-binding protein — MITIKQAAAEFLTKKRIAVTGVSREPQTHAADEVEGDRCHPDLKSIPGGVEAVVIGTRPEAAEDTVRECVALGIRQVWMHRLFGSGSVSEKAAAFGREHGITVIEGGCPLLFGLTADTGHKVMRVALTPAGRLLRRVEVA; from the coding sequence GTGATCACGATCAAACAGGCCGCGGCGGAGTTCCTGACCAAGAAGCGCATCGCCGTGACCGGAGTGTCCCGCGAACCGCAGACACATGCCGCCGACGAGGTCGAGGGCGACCGTTGCCACCCGGACCTGAAGTCCATTCCAGGCGGCGTCGAGGCCGTGGTGATCGGCACCCGTCCGGAGGCCGCCGAGGACACCGTGCGCGAGTGTGTCGCCCTCGGCATCCGGCAGGTGTGGATGCACCGCCTGTTCGGCAGCGGCAGTGTGTCCGAGAAGGCCGCGGCGTTCGGCCGCGAGCACGGGATCACCGTCATCGAGGGAGGCTGTCCTCTGCTGTTCGGCCTGACCGCCGACACCGGCCACAAGGTCATGCGCGTGGCGCTCACCCCGGCCGGCCGGCTGCTCAGGCGGGTGGAGGTGGCCTGA
- a CDS encoding DUF4389 domain-containing protein, translating into MTTLAGLPDRPVRVNAVLDAPLSRWLWLVKWILVIPHYVVLFFLWIAFTVVSMIAFFAILFTEHYPRPLFDFNLGVLRWSWRVAYYSYGALGTDRYPPFSLGEEPHYPARLDIAYPEHLSRGLVLVKWWLLAIPHYVIVAFFLGGWHLGWWDGGLVAVLALIAAITLAFTEKYPKGLFDLILGLNRWVLRVAAYAALMTDTYPPFRLDMGGTEPEDAPQGQP; encoded by the coding sequence ATGACAACCCTTGCCGGACTACCGGACCGTCCGGTCCGCGTCAACGCGGTCCTCGACGCACCGCTGTCCCGCTGGCTCTGGCTGGTGAAATGGATCCTCGTCATCCCCCACTACGTCGTGCTGTTCTTCCTCTGGATCGCCTTCACGGTCGTGAGCATGATCGCGTTCTTCGCCATCCTGTTCACCGAGCACTACCCACGCCCCCTGTTCGACTTCAACCTCGGAGTACTGCGCTGGAGCTGGCGGGTCGCCTACTACTCCTACGGCGCCCTGGGCACCGACCGCTACCCGCCCTTCAGCCTCGGCGAAGAACCCCACTACCCGGCCCGGCTGGACATCGCCTACCCCGAGCATCTCTCCCGCGGCCTGGTCCTGGTGAAATGGTGGCTCCTGGCCATACCCCACTACGTCATCGTCGCCTTCTTCCTCGGCGGCTGGCACCTCGGATGGTGGGACGGCGGACTCGTCGCCGTACTCGCCCTGATCGCCGCCATCACCCTGGCCTTCACCGAGAAATACCCCAAGGGCCTGTTCGACCTGATCCTCGGCCTCAACCGCTGGGTACTGCGGGTCGCCGCCTACGCCGCCCTCATGACGGACACCTATCCCCCCTTCCGCCTCGACATGGGCGGCACCGAACCGGAGGACGCTCCGCAGGGCCAGCCGTGA
- a CDS encoding universal stress protein, translated as MTTALGSHPGLEIVEEQRRGGPAEILLEEAADAELLALGSRGLSGVGGFLVGSVGLAVVAHAERPVVLVRADEHRTEDAGMPWDAARHRPVVLGLDVAGPDDSLIEFAFDAAVRRSTALRVVYGWNLPPYYTYGLSADLDLRDEITRGQATALAAALAPWLEKYAAVEVMGEPRCGNAADHLVDASREASLVVLGRRIRRSPLGTHIGPVTHAVLHHASAPVAVVAHG; from the coding sequence TTGACAACAGCATTAGGAAGCCATCCCGGACTGGAGATCGTCGAGGAGCAGCGACGCGGTGGCCCCGCCGAGATCCTGCTGGAGGAGGCGGCGGACGCCGAACTGCTCGCCCTCGGCTCCCGCGGCCTGAGCGGGGTCGGCGGGTTCCTGGTCGGTTCCGTCGGCCTGGCCGTCGTCGCCCACGCCGAACGGCCTGTGGTCCTGGTCCGCGCCGACGAGCACCGGACAGAGGACGCCGGCATGCCATGGGACGCCGCTCGGCACCGGCCCGTCGTCCTCGGGCTCGACGTCGCCGGCCCCGACGACTCGCTCATCGAGTTCGCCTTCGACGCGGCCGTGCGCAGGTCCACCGCCCTGCGGGTGGTGTACGGCTGGAACCTGCCGCCGTACTACACCTACGGCCTGTCCGCCGACCTGGACCTGCGTGACGAGATCACCCGCGGGCAGGCGACCGCCCTGGCTGCGGCGCTGGCTCCCTGGCTGGAGAAGTACGCGGCCGTCGAGGTGATGGGGGAGCCCCGCTGCGGCAATGCCGCCGACCATCTTGTCGATGCCTCCCGTGAGGCCTCGCTGGTGGTCCTCGGCCGCCGGATCCGCCGCAGTCCGCTCGGCACGCACATCGGCCCGGTCACGCATGCCGTGCTGCACCACGCGAGCGCGCCGGTCGCCGTCGTCGCCCATGGCTGA
- a CDS encoding acyltransferase family protein, with protein MSSTASTTRMVFWVVPVSEPPFVDTEWARQIAAPLWYIRAYLLFVIVSPLLLRAFRKAPWTSVAGFLALAVVVQSALLPLPARIDEPFTDLVTFGACWLLGFAHHDGVVRRLPTGRVMAVAATVMGAGGWFAVSHPTEEGYDLGSIPLAQALWSFGFVLLLRFGPRGDTWVRRLRPVHAAVVLLNARAVTVYLWHEVALVAGWSEDRAAKRPARLWPRP; from the coding sequence GTGTCCTCGACGGCGTCCACCACGAGGATGGTCTTCTGGGTCGTGCCGGTCAGTGAACCGCCCTTTGTCGACACCGAATGGGCCCGGCAGATCGCCGCGCCTCTGTGGTACATCCGCGCCTACCTGCTGTTCGTGATCGTCTCGCCGTTGCTGCTGCGCGCGTTCCGCAAGGCGCCCTGGACGTCGGTGGCGGGGTTCCTGGCACTGGCGGTCGTGGTGCAGAGCGCGCTGCTGCCGCTGCCTGCGCGTATCGACGAACCGTTCACCGACCTGGTCACGTTCGGGGCCTGCTGGCTGCTCGGATTCGCCCACCACGACGGGGTGGTCCGTCGGTTGCCGACCGGCCGGGTGATGGCGGTGGCGGCCACGGTCATGGGCGCGGGCGGCTGGTTCGCCGTGTCCCACCCGACCGAGGAGGGGTACGACCTCGGCTCCATCCCGCTGGCCCAGGCACTGTGGTCCTTCGGCTTCGTCCTGCTGCTGCGCTTCGGACCACGCGGCGACACCTGGGTGAGGCGCCTGCGGCCGGTACACGCTGCCGTGGTGTTGCTCAACGCCCGCGCCGTGACGGTGTATCTCTGGCACGAGGTGGCCCTGGTGGCTGGATGGTCGGAGGACCGGGCGGCGAAGCGCCCCGCGCGCCTGTGGCCGAGGCCTTGA
- a CDS encoding universal stress protein produces MTGPVVVGIDGSPASMAAAWWAAHEAARRHLPVLLLHSWTSQPLDVTVPQEALSKQQYGGRVLQRAEAELRHRHGDLTVNTELVSTPAAQALLDLGAGADLLVLGSSGHGAVAGFLLGSISLHVLGLARCPTVTVRADDPAVEAGWDRPAAPDRDEVVVGVRAAGPAADPLLEFAFTTARAEHSRLRAVRALPLSSLLTHPRALSGEEADGGYETDERARLAAALAPWREKFPDVPVVGHVARGSAAQVLLSASAHSRLTVVGRRHHPSRLAWKLGPVAHGVLHHVPCPVAVVPHD; encoded by the coding sequence ATGACCGGACCTGTCGTCGTCGGAATCGACGGCTCACCGGCGAGCATGGCGGCCGCGTGGTGGGCGGCCCACGAGGCGGCACGGCGGCACCTGCCCGTCCTGCTGCTCCACTCCTGGACGTCCCAGCCGCTCGATGTGACCGTCCCCCAGGAGGCGTTGAGCAAGCAGCAGTACGGGGGACGCGTGCTGCAGCGGGCCGAGGCCGAGTTGCGCCACCGCCACGGCGATCTGACCGTGAACACGGAACTGGTCTCGACACCCGCCGCCCAGGCGCTGCTGGACCTCGGCGCGGGTGCGGACCTGCTGGTACTGGGCTCCAGCGGCCACGGCGCGGTCGCCGGATTCCTGCTGGGCTCGATCAGCCTGCACGTCCTGGGCCTCGCGCGGTGTCCCACCGTGACGGTCCGAGCGGACGATCCTGCCGTCGAGGCGGGCTGGGACCGTCCCGCCGCACCGGACCGGGACGAGGTCGTGGTGGGCGTCCGCGCGGCAGGGCCGGCCGCCGACCCACTGCTGGAGTTCGCCTTCACCACTGCCCGGGCGGAGCACTCGCGCCTACGGGCCGTGCGAGCCCTGCCGCTGTCGTCCCTGCTGACGCATCCGCGCGCGCTGTCCGGCGAGGAGGCCGACGGCGGCTACGAGACGGACGAGCGTGCGCGGCTCGCAGCCGCGCTGGCGCCGTGGCGCGAGAAGTTCCCCGACGTCCCCGTGGTGGGCCACGTCGCCAGGGGCTCCGCCGCGCAGGTCTTGTTGTCCGCCTCCGCGCACAGCCGGCTCACCGTCGTAGGACGCAGGCACCACCCCTCCCGCCTCGCATGGAAGCTGGGTCCCGTCGCCCACGGGGTTCTGCATCACGTACCGTGCCCCGTCGCCGTGGTCCCGCACGACTGA
- a CDS encoding ABC transporter ATP-binding protein: MSAVSVPQHRSTPGRGDSAAVSVSGLVKTFGQIRALEGLDLTVTTGEVHGFLGPNGSGKTTTLRILLGLLRADAGEVRLLGGDPWRDAVRLHRRLAYVPGDVSLWPKLTGGEIIDVFGRMRGDLDRGRRDELLERFELDPAKKARTYSKGNRQKVGLVAALASRAELLLLDEPTSGLDPLMESVFQDCIREVTAEGRTVLLSSHILAEVEALCDRVSLIRSGRTVESGTLADLRHLTRTSIDAATVRTPTGLGALPGVHGLRAEDHRVRFDVDTDRLDDAVRHLTGFGIRTLTSQPPSLEELFLRHYGDEAAAHGHRDPR, translated from the coding sequence ATGTCCGCCGTCTCTGTTCCGCAGCACCGCTCGACGCCCGGCCGCGGGGACTCCGCGGCCGTCTCCGTCTCCGGGCTGGTGAAGACGTTCGGACAGATCCGCGCTCTGGAGGGGCTGGACCTGACGGTGACGACCGGGGAAGTGCACGGGTTCCTCGGGCCCAACGGCTCGGGCAAGACCACCACCCTCCGGATCCTGCTCGGCCTGCTGCGGGCGGACGCAGGCGAGGTCCGGCTGCTCGGCGGCGACCCGTGGCGCGACGCGGTCCGGCTGCACCGGCGGCTGGCGTATGTACCGGGCGATGTGAGCCTGTGGCCGAAGCTGACGGGCGGCGAGATCATCGACGTCTTCGGGCGGATGCGCGGCGACCTCGACCGCGGCCGGCGCGACGAGCTGCTGGAGCGGTTCGAGCTCGATCCGGCCAAGAAGGCCCGCACCTACTCCAAGGGCAACCGGCAGAAGGTCGGCCTGGTCGCCGCGCTGGCCTCCCGCGCCGAACTGCTGCTCCTGGACGAACCGACCTCCGGCCTCGACCCGCTCATGGAGAGCGTCTTCCAGGACTGCATCCGCGAGGTGACGGCCGAGGGCCGCACGGTCCTGCTGTCCAGTCACATCCTGGCCGAGGTGGAGGCCCTGTGCGACCGGGTGAGCCTCATCCGGTCGGGCCGCACCGTCGAGAGCGGCACGCTGGCCGACCTGCGGCACCTGACCCGCACGTCGATCGACGCCGCGACGGTGCGCACGCCCACCGGTCTCGGCGCGCTGCCCGGCGTGCACGGCCTGCGCGCCGAGGACCATCGGGTCCGCTTCGACGTGGACACCGACCGCCTGGACGATGCCGTACGCCACCTCACCGGCTTCGGCATCCGCACCCTCACCAGTCAGCCGCCCTCGCTGGAGGAGCTGTTCCTGCGCCACTACGGCGACGAAGCGGCCGCCCACGGCCACCGGGACCCGCGATGA
- a CDS encoding nitroreductase/quinone reductase family protein yields the protein MSGVSGLRRLDRWMYGGGRPNRVARLLNRIAAVQYAAGLAPGYCMTLDVRGRRTGRRVSFPVVVAEHAGERYLVAMLGERANWVRNVRAADGRAVLRHRGRTQVRLVEVDPADRAPVLRAYLGRAPGARAHVPVDRHARLEEFAGIAHRFPVFRITRPPADPT from the coding sequence ATGTCCGGGGTGAGCGGACTGCGCCGGCTCGACCGGTGGATGTACGGGGGCGGCCGCCCCAACCGGGTGGCGCGCCTGCTGAACCGGATCGCTGCGGTCCAGTACGCCGCCGGGCTGGCTCCGGGGTACTGCATGACGCTGGACGTGCGCGGGCGGCGTACCGGCCGACGCGTCTCCTTCCCGGTCGTCGTCGCGGAGCACGCGGGCGAGCGCTATCTCGTGGCGATGCTCGGCGAGCGGGCGAACTGGGTGCGCAACGTCCGCGCGGCCGATGGCCGGGCGGTGCTGCGGCACCGGGGCCGTACGCAGGTCCGGCTCGTTGAGGTGGACCCCGCCGACCGCGCACCCGTGCTGCGGGCCTACCTTGGGCGGGCGCCGGGCGCCAGGGCGCATGTGCCGGTGGACCGGCACGCCCGGCTGGAGGAGTTCGCGGGAATCGCGCACCGGTTCCCGGTCTTCCGCATCACTCGTCCGCCCGCCGATCCCACCTGA
- a CDS encoding DUF4279 domain-containing protein — protein MPLHQYAYFALFSQHISADDMTSQLGITPDEVTVRGCRFTEPAVVPVDHSWMVECRDPGLRVDEQITRVLDRLQPYTDRISDLTRRLAGTGGGAVLHVVRYFNDTDQTQSGAADAPNLLGWHLDRKVLDFLSATGAELDVDEYDMAEDDDAR, from the coding sequence ATGCCACTTCACCAGTACGCCTACTTCGCGCTGTTCAGCCAGCACATCTCGGCTGACGACATGACCTCGCAACTAGGGATCACTCCCGACGAGGTAACCGTTCGGGGCTGCCGGTTCACCGAACCGGCAGTCGTCCCGGTCGACCACTCGTGGATGGTCGAATGCCGAGATCCGGGCCTGCGCGTTGACGAGCAGATCACCCGCGTTCTCGACAGGCTGCAGCCCTACACGGACCGCATCTCTGACCTCACCAGGCGCCTGGCTGGCACTGGCGGCGGAGCAGTGCTTCACGTCGTGCGCTACTTCAACGACACCGACCAAACCCAGTCGGGCGCTGCTGACGCCCCCAACCTCCTCGGTTGGCACCTGGACCGCAAGGTCCTGGACTTCCTCAGTGCCACTGGCGCGGAGCTCGACGTCGACGAGTACGACATGGCCGAAGACGACGACGCCAGGTGA
- a CDS encoding universal stress protein: MTGPVVVGVDGSASSLAAVEIAAREADRRGVELRLAHALGPEPGEVAPGVPPWDPGGVEQRDRVNGALGDAEWRARRVAPRVAITRGVLVGAPETVLGLEVRSASLAVLGSRHRSGLNGLLHRSVAGRLSADGGCPVLVVCGRPSRTGPVVLAYDASPAFRKAAEFAFAAAAERGTDLVVLSRRGTRAARALSDLREKYPDVVVRPHPVRGRAGRRLAEVSVGAQLIVVGVRRRGHGAVRVPRRCAGRKVLRYAHCPVVVVPGEKA; this comes from the coding sequence ATGACCGGCCCGGTCGTTGTGGGAGTGGACGGATCGGCGTCGAGTCTGGCCGCCGTGGAGATCGCGGCCCGCGAGGCGGACCGGCGTGGTGTGGAACTGCGGTTGGCGCACGCCTTGGGTCCCGAGCCCGGAGAGGTGGCGCCGGGTGTGCCGCCCTGGGACCCCGGTGGTGTCGAGCAGCGCGACCGGGTGAACGGGGCACTCGGCGACGCGGAATGGCGTGCTCGTCGCGTCGCCCCGCGGGTGGCGATCACCCGTGGCGTCCTCGTCGGCGCACCCGAGACGGTACTGGGACTCGAAGTGCGCTCCGCGTCCCTCGCCGTGCTGGGCAGTCGTCACCGCAGCGGGCTGAATGGTCTGCTGCACCGCTCGGTCGCCGGGCGGCTCAGCGCCGACGGCGGTTGTCCGGTGCTGGTGGTGTGCGGCAGGCCGTCCCGGACCGGCCCGGTCGTGTTGGCCTACGACGCCTCACCGGCGTTTCGGAAAGCGGCCGAGTTCGCCTTCGCTGCTGCCGCCGAGCGCGGCACGGACCTGGTGGTCCTGAGCCGGCGCGGCACTCGGGCCGCGCGGGCATTGTCCGACCTGCGCGAGAAGTACCCCGACGTCGTCGTACGCCCCCACCCGGTGCGGGGACGGGCCGGCCGCCGCCTCGCCGAGGTGAGCGTCGGCGCGCAGCTGATCGTGGTCGGAGTCCGGCGGCGCGGACACGGCGCGGTCCGAGTACCGCGCCGCTGCGCCGGCCGGAAGGTCCTGCGGTACGCGCACTGTCCCGTTGTCGTGGTGCCCGGAGAGAAGGCGTGA